A window from Sebastes fasciatus isolate fSebFas1 chromosome 22, fSebFas1.pri, whole genome shotgun sequence encodes these proteins:
- the LOC141760765 gene encoding uncharacterized protein LOC141760765 has protein sequence MTAYIDFECKEFEMRDFFLTTLEQTCRVQLNDSEAKITPSTSEGRILLEVQQDELGNFFDCLPEQQDNNWGQEKNLLQREISGLKAQLAKAQAKRDPSPARDKSLKSELDKLSWTLNNAQKDLSRKAGIIKNQDFQLKKIGLMLNNAQQDLSKKDTIIKSQDFQLKKVGLMMNNAPKDLSEKDGIIKSQNFLLVKLKGEIEALRKELEEKESVILAERKMLAVARTNMEWEMEGLLQTEREDRQGHLNKTKADLQKTKEDLQKTKDEAKPHQAQLNEQRAEIEKLTADLKKSEDLLKTEKQFFQTRIVTIREETDKFMSDCLPAMEELRADKSQIMAALKYSEEELKSVHDMWREDKSSHLAELEKSQHSHLVQLNKQDEVHKNTMADLKKNFEDQLASDRLLWQQEKTSLLEETEKTSSSFAAQLHENKSSHLAELETSQRSHLAQLKMQDEEHKTIVADLKTKFEDQLASDRLLWQQEKTSLLEETVKISSSFAAQLHEQKQSNNTLVAALEKAEQQIESHRIECQESSLLQAKATESVQQTLQEKEQEWTTTESSLRSQLADLENQIAKKKNRTKWYKIF, from the exons ATGACGGCATACATTGACTTCGAGTGCAAGGAGTTTGAAATGAGGGATTTCTTTCTCACTACCCTGGAACAAACATGCAGGGTTCAACTGAACGACAGCGAGGCGAAGATCACCCCCAGTACATCTGAGGGGAGAATCCTCCTGGAGGTCCAACAGGACGAACTGGGCAATTTCTTTGATTGTCTTCCTGAACAGCAGGACAACAACTGGGGTCAAGAGAAGAACCTGTTGCAGAGGGAGATATCTGGCCTGAAAGCCCAGCTCGCTAAGGCTCAGGCTAAACGTGATCCCTCTCCGGCCAGGGATAAGTCCCTGAAATCCGAGTTGGATAAGCTCAGCTGGACGCTGAACAATGCTCAAAAAGACCTGAGCAGGAAGGCTGGCATCATCAAGAACCAGGACTTCCAGTTGAAGAAGATCGGCTTGATGCTGAACAACGCTCAACAAGACCTGAGCAAGAAGGACACAATCATTAAGAGCCAGGACTTCCAGCTGAAGAAGGTCGGCTTGATGATGAACAATGCTCCAAAAGACCTGAGCGAGAAAGACGGCATCATCAAGAGCCAAAACTTCCTGTTGGTGAAGTTGAAGGGGGAGATTGAGGCACTTCGAAAGGAATTGGAGGAAAAGGAGTCTGTGATCCTCGCTGAAAGGAAGATGCTCGCTGTGGCTAGAACAAACATGGAGTGGGAGATGGAGGGCTTGCTCCAGACTGAGAGGGAAGACCGACAAGGACACCTGAACAAGACAAAGGCGGACCTCCAAAAGACAAAGGAGGACCTCCAAAAGACGAAGGATGAGGCGAAGCCCCATCAAGCCCAGCTGAacgagcagagagcagagatagAGAAGCTCACAGCAGATCTGAAAAAGTCAGAAGATCTGCTGAAGACTGAGAAACAATTCTTTCAGACGAGGATTGTCACCATCCGGGAGGAGACAGACAAATTCATGTCCGACTGTCTGCCTGCAATGGAAGAACTCAGAGCCGATAAGAGTCAGATCATGGCTGCTCTAAAGTATtctgaggaggagctgaagTCTGTACATGACATGTGGCGGGAGGACAAGTCTTCCCACTTGGCAGAGCTGGAAAAATCCCAGCACTCCCATCTTGTCCAGCTGAATAAGCAGGACGAGGTGCACAAGAACACCATGGCTGATCTGAAGAAAAACTTTGAAGATCAGCTAGCTAGTGACCGTCTCCTCTGGCAGCAGGAAAAAACCTCTCTGCTGGAGGAGACTGAGAAAACCAGCTCCTCCTTTGCTGCTCAGCTACACGAGAACAAGTCTTCCCACTTGGCAGAGCTGGAAACATCCCAGCGCTCCCATCTTGCCCAGCTGAAGATGCAAGACGAGGAGCACAAGACCATCGTGGCTGATCTGAAGACAAAGTTTGAAGATCAGCTAGCGAGTGACCGTCTCCTCTGGCAGCAGGAAAAAACCTCCCTGCTGGAGGAGACTGTGAAAATCAGCTCCTCCTTTGCTGCTCAGCTGCACGAGCAAAAACAGAGCAACAACACCCTCGTGGCTGCTCTGGAGAAGGCTGAGCAGCAGATAGAGAGCCATCGCATCGAGTGCCAGGAGTCATCCCTCCTTCAGGCCAag GCCACCGAAAGCGTCCAGCAGACTCTGCAGGAGAAAGAACAGGAGTGGACGACCACTGAGAGCTCCCTGAGGTCCCAGCTGGCGGATCTTGAGAACCAGATCgccaaaaaaaagaacaggACCAAGTGGTATAAGATCTTCTGA
- the LOC141760763 gene encoding uncharacterized protein LOC141760763, which yields MTAYIDFECKEFEMRDFFLTTLEQTCRVQLNDSEAKITPSTSEGRILLEVQQDELGNFFDCLPEQQDNNWGQEKNLLQREISGLKAQLAKAQAKRDPSPARDKSLKSELDKLSWTLNNAQKDLSRKAGIIKNQDFQLKKIGLMLNNAQQDLSKKDTIIKSQDFQLKKVGLMMNNAPKDLSEKDGIIKSQNFLLVKLKGEIEALRKELEEKESVILAERKMLAVARTNMEWEMEGLLQTEREDRQGHLNKTKADLQKTKEDLQKTKDEAKPHQAQLNEQRAEIEKLTADLKKSEDLLKTEKQFFQTRIVTIREETDKFMSDCLPAMEELRADKSQIMAALKYSEEELKSVHDMWREDKSSHLAELEKSQHSHLVQLNKQDEVHKNTMADLKKNFEDQLASDRLLWQQEKTSLLEETEKTSSSFAAQLHENKSSHLAELETSQRSHLAQLKMQDEEHKTIVADLKTKFEDQLASDRLLWQQEKTSLLEETVKTSSSFAAQLHEQKQSNNTLVAALEKAEQQIESHRIECQESSLLQAKATESVQQTLQEKEQEWTTTESSLRSQLADLENQIAKKKNRTKWYKIF from the exons ATGACGGCATACATTGACTTCGAGTGCAAGGAGTTTGAAATGAGGGATTTCTTTCTCACTACCCTGGAACAAACATGCAGGGTTCAACTGAACGACAGCGAGGCGAAGATCACCCCCAGTACATCTGAGGGGAGAATCCTCCTGGAGGTCCAACAGGACGAACTGGGCAATTTCTTTGATTGTCTTCCTGAACAGCAGGACAACAACTGGGGTCAAGAGAAGAACCTGTTGCAGAGGGAGATATCTGGCCTGAAAGCCCAGCTCGCTAAGGCTCAGGCTAAACGTGATCCCTCTCCGGCCAGGGATAAGTCCCTGAAATCCGAGTTGGATAAGCTCAGCTGGACGCTGAACAATGCTCAAAAAGACCTGAGCAGGAAGGCTGGCATCATCAAGAACCAGGACTTCCAGTTGAAGAAGATCGGCTTGATGCTGAACAACGCTCAACAAGACCTGAGCAAGAAGGACACAATCATTAAGAGCCAGGACTTCCAGCTGAAGAAGGTCGGCTTGATGATGAACAATGCTCCAAAAGACCTGAGCGAGAAAGACGGCATCATCAAGAGCCAAAACTTCCTGTTGGTGAAGTTGAAGGGGGAGATTGAGGCACTTCGAAAGGAATTGGAGGAAAAGGAGTCTGTGATCCTCGCTGAAAGGAAGATGCTCGCTGTGGCTAGAACAAACATGGAGTGGGAGATGGAGGGCTTGCTCCAGACTGAGAGGGAAGACCGACAAGGACACCTGAACAAGACAAAGGCGGACCTCCAAAAGACAAAGGAGGACCTCCAAAAGACGAAGGATGAGGCGAAGCCCCATCAAGCCCAGCTGAacgagcagagagcagagatagAGAAGCTCACAGCAGATCTGAAAAAGTCAGAAGATCTGCTGAAGACCGAGAAACAATTCTTTCAGACGAGGATTGTCACCATCCGGGAGGAGACAGACAAATTCATGTCCGACTGTCTGCCTGCAATGGAAGAACTCAGAGCCGATAAGAGTCAGATCATGGCTGCTCTAAAGTATtctgaggaggagctgaagTCTGTACATGACATGTGGCGGGAGGACAAGTCTTCCCACTTGGCAGAGCTGGAAAAATCCCAGCACTCCCATCTTGTCCAGCTGAATAAGCAGGACGAGGTGCACAAGAACACCATGGCTGATCTGAAGAAAAACTTTGAAGATCAGCTAGCTAGTGACCGTCTCCTCTGGCAGCAGGAAAAAACCTCTCTGCTGGAGGAGACTGAGAAAACCAGCTCCTCCTTTGCTGCTCAGCTACACGAGAACAAGTCTTCCCACTTGGCAGAGCTGGAAACATCCCAGCGCTCCCATCTTGCCCAGCTGAAGATGCAAGACGAGGAGCACAAGACCATCGTGGCTGATCTGAAGACAAAGTTTGAAGATCAGCTAGCGAGTGACCGTCTCCTCTGGCAGCAGGAAAAAACCTCCCTGCTGGAGGAGACTGTGAAAACCAGCTCCTCCTTTGCTGCTCAGCTGCACGAGCAAAAACAGAGCAACAACACCCTCGTGGCTGCTCTGGAGAAGGCTGAGCAGCAGATAGAGAGCCATCGCATCGAGTGCCAGGAGTCATCCCTCCTTCAGGCCAag GCCACCGAAAGCGTCCAGCAGACTCTGCAGGAGAAAGAACAGGAGTGGACGACCACTGAGAGCTCCCTGAGGTCCCAGCTGGCGGATCTTGAGAACCAGATCgccaaaaaaaagaacaggACCAAGTGGTATAAGATCTTCTGA
- the LOC141760764 gene encoding uncharacterized protein LOC141760764 — protein MTAYIDFECKEFEMRDFFLTTLEQTCRVQLNDSEAKITPSTSEGRILLEVQQDELGNFFDCLPEQQDNNWGQEKNLLQREISGLKAQLAKAQAKRDPSPARDKSLKSELDKLSWTLNNAQKDLSRKAGIIKNQDFQLKKIGLMLNNAQQDLSKKDTIIKSQDFQLKKVGLMMNNAPKDLSEKDGIIKSQNFLLVKLKGEIEALRKELEEKESVILAERKMLAVARTNMEWEMEGLLQTEREDRQGHLNKTKADLQKTKEDLQKTKDEAKPHQAQLNEQRAEIEKLTADLKKSEDLLKTEKQFFQTRIVTIREETDKFMSDCLPAMEELRADKSQIMAALKYSEEELKSVHDMWREDKSSHLAELEKSQHSHLVQLNKQDEVHKNTMADLKKNFEDQLASDRLLWQQEKNSLLEETEKTSSSFAAQLHENKSSHLAELETSQRSHLAQLKMQDEEHKTIVADLKTKFEDQLASDRLLWQQEKTSLLEETVKTSSSFAAQLHEQKQSNNTLVAALEKAEQQIESHRIECQESSLLQAKATESVQQTLQEKEQEWTTTESSLRSQLADLENQIAKKKNRTKWYKIF, from the exons ATGACGGCATACATTGACTTCGAGTGCAAGGAGTTTGAAATGAGGGATTTCTTTCTCACTACCCTGGAACAAACATGCAGGGTTCAACTGAACGACAGCGAGGCGAAGATCACCCCCAGTACATCTGAGGGGAGAATCCTCCTGGAGGTCCAACAGGACGAACTGGGCAATTTCTTTGATTGTCTTCCTGAACAGCAGGACAACAACTGGGGTCAAGAGAAGAACCTGTTGCAGAGGGAGATATCTGGCCTGAAAGCCCAGCTCGCTAAGGCTCAGGCTAAACGTGATCCCTCTCCGGCCAGGGATAAGTCCCTGAAATCCGAGTTGGATAAGCTCAGCTGGACGCTGAACAATGCTCAAAAAGACCTGAGCAGGAAGGCTGGCATCATCAAGAACCAGGACTTCCAGTTGAAGAAGATCGGCTTGATGCTGAACAACGCTCAACAAGACCTGAGCAAGAAGGACACAATCATTAAGAGCCAGGACTTCCAGCTGAAGAAGGTCGGCTTGATGATGAACAATGCTCCAAAAGACCTGAGCGAGAAAGACGGCATCATCAAGAGCCAAAACTTCCTGTTGGTGAAGTTGAAGGGGGAGATTGAGGCACTTCGAAAGGAATTGGAGGAAAAGGAGTCTGTGATCCTCGCTGAAAGGAAGATGCTCGCTGTGGCTAGAACAAACATGGAGTGGGAGATGGAGGGCTTGCTCCAGACTGAGAGGGAAGACCGACAAGGACACCTGAACAAGACAAAGGCGGACCTCCAAAAGACAAAGGAGGACCTCCAAAAGACGAAGGATGAGGCGAAGCCCCATCAAGCCCAGCTGAacgagcagagagcagagatagAGAAGCTCACAGCAGATCTGAAAAAGTCAGAAGATCTGCTGAAGACTGAGAAACAATTCTTTCAGACGAGGATTGTCACCATCCGGGAGGAGACAGACAAATTCATGTCCGACTGTCTGCCTGCAATGGAAGAACTCAGAGCCGATAAGAGTCAGATCATGGCTGCTCTAAAGTATtctgaggaggagctgaagTCTGTACATGACATGTGGCGGGAGGACAAGTCTTCCCACTTGGCAGAGCTGGAAAAATCCCAGCACTCCCATCTTGTCCAGCTGAATAAGCAGGACGAGGTGCACAAGAACACCATGGCTGATCTGAAGAAAAACTTTGAAGATCAGCTAGCTAGTGACCGTCTCCTCTGGCAGCAGGAAAAAAACTCTCTGCTGGAGGAGACTGAGAAAACCAGCTCCTCCTTTGCTGCTCAGCTACACGAGAACAAGTCTTCCCACTTGGCAGAGCTGGAAACATCCCAGCGCTCCCATCTTGCCCAGCTGAAGATGCAAGACGAGGAGCACAAGACCATCGTGGCTGATCTGAAGACAAAGTTTGAAGATCAGCTAGCGAGTGACCGTCTCCTCTGGCAGCAGGAAAAAACCTCCCTGCTGGAGGAGACTGTGAAAACCAGCTCCTCCTTTGCTGCTCAGCTGCACGAGCAAAAACAGAGCAACAACACCCTCGTGGCTGCTCTGGAGAAGGCTGAGCAGCAGATAGAGAGCCATCGCATCGAGTGCCAGGAGTCATCCCTCCTTCAGGCCAag GCCACCGAAAGCGTCCAGCAGACTCTGCAGGAGAAAGAACAGGAGTGGACGACCACTGAGAGCTCCCTGAGGTCCCAGCTGGCGGATCTTGAGAACCAGATCgccaaaaaaaagaacaggACCAAGTGGTATAAGATCTTCTGA